One genomic segment of Suttonella sp. R2A3 includes these proteins:
- a CDS encoding thioredoxin fold domain-containing protein has product MHFFRMSAAACLLSAMGLTYAEPNLNQVKEAFSRYEIGEVNTTPVDGLYRFNVGTEVYYLSEDGNYLFQGEMIDLNARKNLSEAHRESARKALLDSADPKDMIIFPAQGESKHVVNVFTDVDCPYCRLLHKNISDYTEQGIEVRYLAFPGGGLGSDSHRKAVSVWCDKDRQKAITDAMAGGEVKTKSCDAPVEKQYKLGVEMGVRGTPAFILENGALVGGLVKPELLLRDLEAIEQN; this is encoded by the coding sequence ATGCATTTTTTTCGTATGAGCGCTGCTGCTTGTTTGCTAAGCGCAATGGGTTTAACTTACGCAGAACCTAATCTCAACCAGGTCAAAGAAGCGTTTAGTCGTTATGAGATTGGCGAAGTTAATACCACACCAGTTGATGGCTTATATCGCTTCAACGTCGGCACTGAAGTATATTATCTCAGCGAAGACGGGAATTATTTATTCCAGGGTGAAATGATTGATTTAAATGCGCGCAAAAACTTAAGCGAAGCACACCGCGAATCGGCACGAAAAGCACTGCTTGATTCTGCTGATCCCAAAGATATGATTATTTTTCCTGCGCAAGGAGAAAGCAAACATGTGGTCAATGTGTTTACCGATGTGGATTGCCCATACTGCCGCTTATTACATAAGAACATCAGTGATTACACCGAACAAGGGATTGAAGTCCGCTATTTAGCTTTTCCAGGCGGCGGTCTTGGCTCTGATTCACACAGAAAAGCAGTTAGCGTTTGGTGTGATAAAGACCGTCAAAAAGCAATCACCGACGCGATGGCTGGTGGTGAAGTTAAAACCAAGAGCTGTGATGCGCCAGTAGAAAAGCAATATAAGCTTGGCGTGGAAATGGGTGTGCGCGGCACACCGGCCTTTATTTTAGAAAATGGCGCCTTGGTTGGTGGGCTGGTCAAGCCTGAACTCTTGTTGCGTGACCTTGAAGCGATCGAACAAAATTAA
- the xerD gene encoding site-specific tyrosine recombinase XerD: MNCETQKHVEAFLTQLWLQDGLSDATIAAYQSDLQQADKCLSDGQLIQATADDLQFLFAQLLEQGRANSSLARMRTSLKRFYHFLIASKVRENNPVATLGKAKQHRSVPSTLSEEDVSALLAAPDTESDIGLRDQAMLELLYACGLRVSELVGLELGSLSLSDGVVRVWGKGSKERLVPMGEAAIQSVIDYSERARPRLLNGKRHHNLFLSARGRAMSRQAFWYRIKHYASLAGISQNISPHTLRHAFATHLLNHGADLRVVQLLLGHADLSTTQIYTHIAEARLAAIHQAHHPRA; encoded by the coding sequence ATGAATTGCGAAACCCAAAAACATGTTGAGGCATTTTTAACCCAGTTGTGGTTACAAGATGGCTTGAGTGATGCAACGATTGCGGCTTATCAAAGCGATCTACAGCAGGCAGACAAATGCTTGTCAGATGGACAACTCATTCAAGCCACAGCAGATGACCTACAATTCCTGTTCGCACAACTGCTCGAACAGGGTCGTGCTAACAGTTCTTTAGCACGTATGCGCACCAGCCTAAAACGTTTTTACCACTTTTTGATCGCCAGCAAAGTCCGCGAGAATAATCCTGTCGCAACCCTTGGCAAAGCCAAACAACACCGTAGTGTGCCGAGTACCTTAAGCGAAGAAGACGTTAGTGCGTTACTGGCTGCTCCGGACACAGAGAGTGATATTGGATTACGTGATCAAGCGATGCTGGAGTTACTTTATGCCTGTGGGCTGCGCGTGAGCGAATTGGTCGGCTTGGAGTTAGGCAGTTTGTCGCTGAGTGATGGGGTTGTGCGGGTTTGGGGGAAGGGTTCAAAGGAACGCTTAGTACCGATGGGAGAGGCGGCCATACAAAGCGTGATTGACTACTCTGAGCGGGCGCGTCCACGGCTACTCAATGGCAAGCGTCATCACAATTTATTCCTTAGCGCACGGGGTCGAGCGATGAGCCGCCAGGCGTTCTGGTATCGGATTAAACATTATGCATCGCTTGCCGGAATCAGTCAGAACATTTCGCCGCATACCTTGCGTCACGCTTTTGCCACCCATTTACTCAACCATGGTGCTGACTTAAGAGTGGTACAATTACTGCTTGGACATGCAGATTTATCAACCACACAGATTTATACTCATATTGCAGAAGCCCGTTTGGCTGCGATTCATCAGGCGCACCATCCACGAGCTTAA